One genomic region from Reichenbachiella ulvae encodes:
- a CDS encoding glycosyltransferase family 2 protein yields the protein MKVSVIIPVYNADRFIQKSIESILNQTHRNIEVIICNDCSTDLTKDILGKISDFRVTTYENKQNKGYQRTINFLFTKATGDVIAFQDADDISHPKRFEQQLAILDQENLDLIGTNFCIINEKDEIIQAKVPVLSDPKHIKDNLIHSNLFQKPSILFKTSILDKIGGYRLELLKFGIISEDYDWLLRICEAGFRMGNVNYKEPLYKYRSVSTAMTKGFNNANQFLGHEIVRFLAKERSSLGIDSLTSNNIERLTSYIKELKTPFTQDPSFFHRKKAENLMYSGLYSAAIANAWKGVKKRPSNFQNWRTLQYCIRKTLFKI from the coding sequence ATGAAAGTTTCCGTAATTATACCAGTGTACAATGCTGATAGATTTATCCAAAAATCTATTGAATCTATTCTGAATCAAACGCACCGTAACATAGAAGTTATTATTTGCAACGACTGCTCTACAGATTTAACCAAGGATATTTTAGGGAAAATTTCGGATTTTAGAGTAACAACTTACGAAAACAAACAGAATAAGGGGTATCAAAGAACGATTAACTTCCTTTTTACAAAAGCAACGGGAGATGTCATTGCCTTTCAGGACGCAGACGATATATCTCACCCAAAAAGATTTGAACAACAACTAGCAATATTGGATCAAGAAAACCTAGATCTTATCGGTACGAATTTTTGCATCATAAATGAAAAAGATGAAATTATTCAAGCAAAAGTACCAGTCCTATCAGACCCTAAACACATCAAAGACAATCTTATTCATAGCAACCTTTTCCAAAAACCGTCAATTTTATTCAAAACTTCCATCCTCGATAAAATTGGTGGGTATAGACTCGAACTATTGAAATTCGGTATAATTAGTGAAGATTATGATTGGTTACTAAGAATTTGTGAAGCAGGTTTTCGTATGGGGAATGTTAATTACAAGGAACCGCTCTATAAATATAGATCTGTTAGCACTGCAATGACTAAAGGATTTAACAATGCTAATCAGTTTTTAGGACATGAGATAGTTCGATTCTTAGCCAAAGAGAGGAGCAGTTTAGGTATAGACTCTTTAACCTCCAACAATATAGAAAGACTTACTTCCTATATCAAGGAATTAAAAACTCCTTTTACTCAAGACCCTTCATTTTTTCACCGAAAAAAAGCTGAAAACCTGATGTATTCCGGACTTTATTCAGCTGCCATCGCCAACGCATGGAAAGGCGTAAAAAAAAGACCTAGCAATTTTCAAAACTGGCGTACCTTACAATACTGCATTAGAAAAACATTATTTAAAATTTGA
- a CDS encoding glycosyltransferase family A protein, giving the protein MSDLVSIIMPVYNGEQYIAEAIDSVLAQDHENWELLIINDGSQDKSAEIIHTYLDPRIHYFEQENAGVSAARNLGLTAMKGDYFCFLDGDDRFTPHSLSSRLAVFEDQTDVDFVDGQVEKWNQDFSKHLSTWNPKFRGQPLSDLVKMTGHSFFGPSWLIKRKEGKTYQMMEGLSHAEDLHFYIKLAADGGNYSFSNETCLLYRVHNQSAMSNLKGLGAGYLTLDINLDQLDLPPSLRRAYTRKRKSIMFKSFLRAGKVWSAFRYLFG; this is encoded by the coding sequence ATGTCTGATCTGGTATCCATCATCATGCCCGTTTACAATGGGGAGCAATATATAGCAGAGGCCATCGATTCGGTGCTGGCACAGGATCACGAAAACTGGGAACTACTCATCATCAACGATGGCAGCCAGGATAAATCTGCTGAGATAATCCATACCTACCTAGATCCTCGGATCCACTACTTTGAACAAGAAAACGCTGGGGTAAGTGCGGCTAGAAACCTAGGGCTTACTGCCATGAAAGGAGACTACTTTTGTTTTTTGGATGGGGATGATCGGTTCACCCCTCACAGTTTGTCAAGTAGGTTAGCTGTGTTCGAAGATCAAACGGATGTCGACTTTGTAGATGGGCAGGTTGAAAAATGGAATCAAGATTTTTCAAAGCACCTTTCGACCTGGAATCCAAAATTTAGAGGCCAACCATTGTCTGATCTAGTTAAAATGACTGGCCATTCATTTTTTGGTCCCTCTTGGTTGATCAAAAGAAAAGAAGGAAAAACTTACCAAATGATGGAAGGCTTATCTCATGCAGAAGATTTGCATTTTTATATTAAACTCGCTGCAGATGGGGGGAACTATTCCTTTAGTAACGAAACCTGCCTACTATACCGAGTACATAATCAATCTGCCATGTCCAATTTGAAAGGTTTGGGAGCAGGCTATCTCACATTGGATATTAATCTGGATCAGCTCGATTTGCCTCCTTCTCTTCGTCGAGCCTACACCCGAAAGAGAAAAAGCATCATGTTCAAGTCATTTTTGAGGGCGGGTAAGGTTTGGTCTGCTTTTCGCTATTTGTTTGGTTAG
- a CDS encoding class I SAM-dependent methyltransferase, which translates to MSGIHKHKERGERLYPKKNSSRYYILSLLRLVNEEILENIQPNSTMLDFGCGNMPYRRLYETKCKYLGVDFEGNEDADIYFESGKIPMRDNTVDYIISTQVLEHVVSPEEYLSECFRVLKKDGKLLLSTHGHWKYHPDPTDYWRWTKDGLEKLLSDNQFETTHTYGLMGLAASGLQLFQDGFSPNLHYRFKGLFFWIIAYLQVKIDKWNLYSRDASVFFTISQKK; encoded by the coding sequence ATGAGTGGTATACACAAACATAAGGAAAGAGGAGAAAGACTTTATCCGAAGAAAAATTCAAGCAGATATTATATCCTAAGCCTACTCAGATTAGTTAACGAAGAAATATTAGAAAACATTCAACCCAACTCAACCATGTTGGATTTTGGCTGTGGAAACATGCCGTATAGACGCTTATATGAAACTAAATGTAAATATCTGGGAGTTGATTTTGAAGGCAATGAGGATGCAGACATCTATTTCGAGTCGGGTAAAATCCCAATGAGGGACAATACAGTTGACTATATTATTTCCACTCAGGTTTTAGAGCATGTAGTCTCCCCTGAAGAGTACCTATCCGAATGCTTTAGAGTCTTAAAAAAAGATGGCAAGCTATTACTTTCGACACATGGTCACTGGAAGTATCACCCAGACCCTACAGACTATTGGAGGTGGACAAAAGATGGTCTAGAAAAATTACTTTCTGATAATCAATTCGAAACCACACATACCTATGGATTGATGGGCTTAGCAGCTAGCGGACTCCAATTATTTCAAGATGGTTTTTCCCCTAATTTGCATTATAGATTTAAAGGGTTATTTTTTTGGATCATAGCTTACCTTCAAGTTAAAATTGACAAATGGAATCTATATTCTAGGGATGCCAGTGTTTTCTTTACCATTAGCCAAAAGAAATGA
- a CDS encoding glycosyltransferase family 2 protein: MTNQQPLVSVIIPSFNREKLIGETLQSVLDQTYSHWECIIVDDGSTDGTIDIVQSFVKKDNRFKLYKRHREPKGAPTCRNIGIERSKGEYIIFLDSDDIMLEDCINSRLQITQEKPCFDFYIFPVRIFYNGINDSKYFLNKEFDKKFILSKFLSQDMPWITCSAFWRRTTVTTLDGFDEDLISWQDWDLHVRAIIFDFKFHQSSNNFTSPIFYRQDSINTIRSYGKHEKIIINRLKLFKKTYQLLANKSRVSEHRKPLAQLIFTNVCKSDEFNVKNIKLIKDLKLIPYFDYFLWVVYAKTLKTNGHSSMILRLLNFYFIKIRKYHIGDLGKRTFKKWTEFENRC, from the coding sequence ATGACAAATCAGCAGCCCCTGGTATCGGTAATCATCCCTTCTTTCAATAGAGAGAAATTAATTGGAGAAACACTCCAATCTGTACTCGACCAGACCTATTCTCATTGGGAATGTATCATAGTGGATGATGGATCTACTGATGGGACAATAGATATTGTTCAGAGTTTCGTCAAAAAAGACAATCGCTTTAAGCTTTACAAGCGTCATCGAGAACCAAAAGGAGCTCCTACTTGCCGTAATATTGGAATTGAAAGATCTAAAGGAGAGTATATTATCTTTTTGGATAGTGATGACATAATGTTAGAAGACTGTATTAACTCAAGGCTTCAAATTACTCAAGAAAAACCTTGTTTTGATTTCTATATATTCCCTGTTCGAATTTTCTATAATGGCATAAATGATTCTAAATATTTCTTAAACAAAGAATTTGATAAGAAATTCATACTAAGCAAATTTTTGAGCCAAGACATGCCCTGGATTACTTGCAGTGCATTTTGGAGAAGAACTACAGTGACAACCCTTGATGGCTTTGACGAAGACCTTATCTCTTGGCAAGATTGGGACTTACATGTTCGGGCGATTATTTTCGACTTCAAATTTCATCAAAGTAGTAATAACTTCACCTCACCCATTTTTTATAGACAAGACTCAATTAATACAATACGGTCCTACGGAAAGCACGAAAAAATAATAATCAATAGGTTGAAACTTTTCAAAAAAACCTATCAATTACTCGCAAACAAATCAAGAGTCTCAGAGCACAGAAAACCTTTAGCTCAACTCATCTTTACTAATGTTTGCAAATCTGATGAATTCAATGTGAAAAATATAAAGCTGATTAAAGACTTAAAGTTAATACCATATTTTGACTACTTCTTATGGGTGGTCTATGCCAAAACTCTCAAAACAAATGGTCACAGCAGCATGATTTTGCGACTATTAAACTTCTACTTTATCAAAATTAGAAAATACCATATAGGCGACTTAGGCAAAAGAACCTTTAAAAAATGGACCGAATTTGAAAATCGATGTTAA
- a CDS encoding glycosyltransferase gives MNKIKVALISPSQNAYSETFIQSHKRYLDGDIFYYYGGKLPLYLEGSQSIVPTAIRIINKLAGWIRKDTSFESAANLEYSLKKKNIQVVFAEYGPTGMAVLRICQKLKLPLIVHFHGHDASVLKTIENNKSYIPIFNYAQQIIAVSQAMKNKLIDLGCPKEKIIVTPCAPDDSFFEISSTLSEETFVGVGRFVDKKAPYYTILAFKKVLNKHPNAQLILAGDGPLRNVCKNLIQHWGIQQNVQLPGVIKPTDFKELLSNCRAFVQHSITAENGDMEGTPVAVLEASAAGVPVVSTFHAGIPDVIIHQQTGLLSDEHDVETMARHMDQLLSDSVFSKKMGTKGKEHVANHYSMDRHIGLLNKLIQQSLQK, from the coding sequence ATGAATAAAATTAAAGTAGCACTCATATCTCCCAGTCAAAATGCCTATTCAGAGACCTTCATTCAGTCTCATAAACGGTACCTGGATGGTGATATCTTCTATTATTATGGAGGAAAGCTTCCTTTATATTTGGAAGGAAGCCAATCAATTGTCCCCACAGCCATTAGAATAATCAACAAGCTAGCTGGATGGATAAGAAAGGATACTTCGTTCGAAAGTGCCGCTAACTTAGAATACTCCCTTAAAAAGAAAAACATTCAAGTTGTCTTTGCAGAATATGGACCAACAGGAATGGCAGTACTACGAATTTGTCAAAAATTAAAATTGCCCTTGATTGTTCATTTCCATGGTCATGACGCATCTGTTCTCAAAACCATAGAGAACAATAAAAGTTACATTCCGATATTCAATTATGCACAGCAAATCATTGCAGTCTCACAGGCCATGAAAAACAAACTAATTGATCTAGGCTGTCCCAAAGAAAAAATCATCGTAACCCCCTGTGCTCCTGACGATTCCTTTTTCGAAATTTCATCTACACTCAGTGAAGAAACTTTCGTAGGGGTAGGGCGATTTGTTGATAAGAAAGCCCCCTACTATACGATCTTGGCTTTCAAAAAGGTGCTGAACAAACATCCCAATGCCCAATTAATACTCGCAGGAGATGGACCACTTAGAAATGTCTGCAAGAACTTGATTCAACATTGGGGAATTCAACAAAACGTCCAGTTACCTGGCGTCATTAAACCAACAGATTTTAAAGAATTATTATCCAATTGTAGAGCATTCGTTCAGCACTCTATCACAGCAGAAAATGGTGATATGGAAGGAACACCAGTAGCCGTACTAGAGGCATCAGCTGCTGGAGTCCCAGTGGTTTCTACCTTTCATGCCGGGATTCCAGATGTGATTATTCATCAGCAAACAGGGTTGTTATCAGATGAACATGATGTGGAAACTATGGCCAGGCACATGGATCAACTGCTGTCTGATTCGGTCTTCTCTAAAAAGATGGGGACTAAAGGAAAAGAACATGTTGCCAATCATTACAGTATGGATAGGCATATTGGGCTGCTCAACAAGCTCATTCAACAAAGCCTACAAAAATGA
- a CDS encoding GIY-YIG nuclease family protein: protein MTRAKGGYTYIMSNVHRTTLYIGVTSDLYTRVYQHKYEYGSAFTKKYNCVDLMYYEFHPDIETAIKREKRLKKYKRDWKWDLIDEMNPERRDLFDEVKDMR, encoded by the coding sequence ATGACCAGAGCTAAAGGAGGATATACATACATCATGTCCAATGTGCACCGGACGACCCTCTATATTGGGGTTACTTCAGATTTATACACGCGAGTTTATCAGCATAAGTATGAATATGGCTCTGCTTTTACCAAAAAGTATAACTGTGTGGATTTGATGTATTATGAATTTCATCCAGACATCGAAACAGCAATAAAAAGGGAAAAACGTTTGAAAAAGTACAAACGAGATTGGAAGTGGGATTTGATCGATGAAATGAATCCAGAGAGAAGGGATTTATTTGATGAGGTCAAAGATATGAGGTGA
- a CDS encoding sulfotransferase domain-containing protein — translation MKASAFLPVQKKRTNIIISAYGRGGSTWLEAMLKAYPNVVSFYEPLSAAYQYMCKDLNFGQYHYLKPQEKKPKAINFFKGLFSQKKFAFEMINNFDRKVSLYQFRNREVNLFKFIRLNTLLPWLENNLIHSPTILLLRHPCAVVNSQINYAKNKTYNGSWTPNDKFEIDSFTQNGFDKKDFAEILSNISSNEERLAAWWSINTKIALEQCKNTHVVFYENLLESPRGELSKIFKIFNLDIQYLDQCLSKSQTPSPTSLNSPSEHNSRLEYWTHNLSQTQITDILSIVNRFGLGHLYNESISPLVDESFRNYTSVQC, via the coding sequence ATGAAGGCCTCGGCCTTCCTGCCAGTACAAAAGAAAAGAACTAACATTATCATTTCGGCCTATGGAAGAGGTGGAAGTACCTGGCTTGAAGCCATGCTAAAGGCTTATCCAAATGTCGTTAGTTTCTACGAACCACTCAGCGCCGCATACCAATATATGTGCAAAGACCTAAATTTTGGGCAATACCATTATCTCAAGCCACAGGAAAAAAAACCAAAAGCAATTAATTTTTTTAAAGGCTTATTTTCTCAAAAAAAATTTGCCTTTGAAATGATTAACAACTTTGACAGAAAAGTCTCATTATATCAGTTCAGGAATCGAGAAGTTAATTTATTCAAGTTTATACGGCTCAATACACTGTTACCATGGCTTGAAAACAATTTAATTCATTCCCCAACCATTTTATTATTGAGACACCCTTGCGCAGTTGTAAACTCCCAAATAAATTATGCCAAGAATAAAACATACAATGGCTCTTGGACTCCAAATGATAAATTTGAGATTGATTCATTTACTCAAAATGGCTTTGACAAAAAAGACTTTGCTGAAATCCTAAGTAATATTTCATCTAACGAAGAAAGACTTGCTGCTTGGTGGTCAATAAACACAAAAATTGCGTTGGAACAATGTAAAAACACGCATGTTGTGTTTTATGAAAATTTATTAGAATCACCGAGAGGCGAATTATCAAAAATATTCAAAATCTTTAATCTTGATATTCAATATCTAGATCAATGCCTGTCAAAAAGCCAAACCCCAAGCCCAACCTCATTAAACTCTCCCTCTGAACACAATTCTAGATTAGAATATTGGACCCATAATCTAAGCCAAACACAAATCACGGATATCTTAAGTATTGTTAATAGATTTGGCTTGGGACATCTTTATAATGAATCCATTTCACCCTTAGTCGATGAAAGTTTCCGTAATTATACCAGTGTACAATGCTGA
- a CDS encoding ABC transporter ATP-binding protein, which translates to MSDIAIKVENLSKQYRLGQIGTGTISHDLNRWWHQIRGKEDPYLKIGEANDRAVKGNSEYVWALQDINFEVKQGEVLGIIGKNGAGKSTLLKILSKVTSPTTGSIKAKGRIASLLEVGTGFHPEMTGRENIFMNGTIMGMNRHEIRAKLDEIVEFAGVAKYLDTPVKRYSSGMTVRLGFAIAAHLEPEILIVDEVLAVGDAEFQKKAIGKMQDVSKGEGRTVLFVSHNMASIRKLCKSGILLEQGKVSMSAPVEKVIAKHINETDLINTFQSEKREGNFIHSIKLNLDSKHGCIMMGEKMTLESELHIDEPMENAAFSYQIRDSEGNNIIHNLILSEEQTFGNTKGKVKLKNIIESIQLYPGKYSLSVFLADAKSKIGFDKVQEKIHFEVQRENSVRDYYWKQGSAIYYQENEWYTQT; encoded by the coding sequence ATGAGCGACATTGCCATCAAAGTAGAAAACCTCTCCAAGCAATACCGACTGGGCCAGATCGGCACGGGCACCATCAGCCACGACCTCAACCGCTGGTGGCACCAAATCCGAGGCAAGGAAGACCCCTATCTCAAAATCGGGGAAGCCAACGATCGGGCAGTCAAAGGAAACAGCGAATACGTCTGGGCACTACAAGACATCAACTTCGAAGTGAAACAGGGAGAAGTACTCGGCATCATTGGCAAAAATGGCGCGGGCAAATCCACGCTGCTTAAAATTCTCTCCAAGGTCACCAGTCCCACTACGGGCAGCATCAAAGCCAAAGGTCGCATCGCCTCACTGCTAGAGGTAGGAACAGGCTTTCACCCAGAGATGACCGGACGCGAAAACATCTTCATGAACGGCACCATCATGGGCATGAACCGCCATGAGATCCGAGCCAAACTCGACGAAATCGTGGAGTTCGCCGGAGTAGCCAAGTACCTGGACACCCCTGTCAAACGCTACTCCTCAGGGATGACCGTGCGCCTGGGATTCGCCATAGCCGCCCACCTGGAGCCCGAAATACTCATCGTCGATGAAGTCCTCGCTGTAGGAGACGCCGAGTTCCAAAAGAAAGCCATCGGCAAAATGCAAGACGTGAGTAAGGGAGAAGGGAGAACGGTGTTGTTTGTGAGTCATAATATGGCGAGCATAAGAAAATTATGTAAGAGTGGAATTCTTCTTGAACAAGGAAAGGTATCAATGAGTGCTCCTGTTGAAAAAGTAATTGCAAAACATATTAATGAAACAGATCTGATAAATACATTCCAATCTGAGAAAAGGGAAGGTAACTTTATTCATAGTATAAAGCTCAATCTGGATTCAAAACACGGTTGCATTATGATGGGAGAAAAAATGACACTAGAAAGTGAATTGCATATCGATGAACCAATGGAGAATGCTGCTTTCTCCTATCAAATCAGGGATTCAGAAGGTAACAACATAATACATAACTTGATTTTAAGTGAAGAACAAACATTTGGAAACACAAAGGGGAAAGTGAAACTTAAAAATATAATTGAATCTATTCAGTTATATCCAGGCAAATATTCCTTAAGCGTCTTCTTAGCAGATGCAAAATCGAAAATCGGCTTTGACAAGGTGCAAGAAAAGATTCACTTTGAGGTACAACGAGAAAACAGTGTAAGAGACTATTACTGGAAACAGGGGTCTGCAATTTATTATCAGGAGAATGAGTGGTATACACAAACATAA
- a CDS encoding glycosyltransferase, giving the protein MNILFFGYWGANEGLSQATINPHLKILADFEKVNQILYVSIERKKEKEYQVPNHPKIKHLPFQSLNSVRFLSKFGDFIQLPFYLKKLIRKERIDLLMCRSSLAGGIGYWAHRLTGVPFTVESFEPHADYMAEHGIWSKTGISYRLQKHLEEKQKQEAFRLMPVTEKYKEKLINEGVNKKKVTVMPCTVDIEKFAFSDESRKKIRQELNIPSSAQVGIYVGKFGDIYWDKEAFQLFKSAFEYYQVFHLILLNPALKDFVISRSLEFGIPISNIHHWLVKHAEVPDYLSAADFAFSLHKPSKQSFAFSPIKNGEYWANGLPIISPDGIGDDSDIIRNENGGLIIENDLLINWSQLIKRNELPKNTLELAKKYRNLQTVSDIYTFILNEGLNY; this is encoded by the coding sequence ATGAATATTCTTTTTTTCGGATACTGGGGAGCCAATGAGGGGCTGAGTCAGGCGACTATCAATCCCCACCTAAAAATATTGGCGGACTTTGAGAAGGTCAATCAAATCCTATATGTATCCATAGAAAGAAAAAAAGAAAAGGAGTATCAGGTACCCAATCACCCCAAAATCAAGCACCTCCCCTTCCAATCGCTCAACTCTGTACGATTCCTATCTAAATTCGGCGATTTTATTCAGCTTCCATTCTATTTGAAGAAACTTATTAGAAAAGAAAGGATCGACCTATTGATGTGCAGAAGTTCATTGGCTGGGGGTATTGGATACTGGGCGCATCGCCTCACAGGTGTACCCTTTACTGTAGAATCATTTGAGCCGCATGCTGACTACATGGCAGAGCATGGGATTTGGTCAAAAACGGGTATAAGCTATCGATTACAAAAGCATCTAGAGGAAAAACAAAAACAAGAGGCCTTTCGTCTGATGCCTGTAACCGAAAAATATAAGGAAAAACTCATCAATGAAGGGGTGAATAAAAAAAAAGTAACCGTCATGCCCTGCACGGTGGATATTGAAAAATTCGCTTTTTCGGATGAAAGCAGAAAGAAAATCAGGCAAGAGTTGAATATTCCCTCATCAGCTCAGGTGGGCATTTATGTAGGAAAATTTGGAGATATCTATTGGGACAAAGAAGCCTTTCAACTATTCAAAAGTGCCTTTGAGTATTATCAAGTTTTTCATCTGATCTTGCTTAACCCTGCTCTCAAAGACTTTGTGATATCCCGATCCTTGGAATTTGGAATACCCATTTCTAACATCCACCACTGGCTAGTTAAGCATGCTGAAGTTCCAGACTATCTAAGTGCGGCAGACTTTGCCTTTAGTCTTCACAAGCCTTCTAAACAATCTTTCGCCTTTAGCCCCATCAAAAATGGAGAATATTGGGCCAATGGATTGCCCATCATTAGTCCCGATGGAATAGGAGATGATAGTGACATTATCAGAAACGAAAATGGGGGGCTCATTATTGAGAATGATCTACTGATCAATTGGTCTCAATTGATCAAAAGGAATGAACTGCCAAAAAACACCCTCGAATTAGCAAAAAAATACCGTAATTTGCAGACGGTTAGTGATATTTACACCTTTATCTTAAATGAAGGCTTGAATTATTAA
- a CDS encoding glycosyltransferase: MKILHITSWYPTRKNPKSALWVERHIEALASAGDENKVYHLELNKGRFELSLGKTELRGNKKYCLISSFAPWFAMELVAILFLSWILWKERKQQYDIINFHIAYPNLTYWHWIKRWIKTPVVITEHWSAYHDNFGLASADQLPRIQRIFRQKIPVIAVSQALLNDIKTFSYSNFPSFVVPNVVDTQVFHYQNEVQPQAHRFFMVSQWKYPKDPFSVIRNFAAYSQVHPEAELRIGGYGPQIEKMKKLIISLSLQEHTQLLGSLNSDEIALEMNQASALVHLSNYETFSVVCAEAICCGCPVIASDIGGIPEFINESNGYLIKDKDQLLNSMKLINHTYFNRELISNTLQLDKSSIGERYSKILKLLSNNHK, translated from the coding sequence TTGAAAATTCTCCACATCACTTCTTGGTATCCCACCCGCAAAAACCCCAAGTCGGCTCTCTGGGTGGAGCGACACATTGAGGCCTTGGCAAGTGCTGGTGATGAAAACAAGGTATACCATCTGGAACTCAACAAGGGGAGATTTGAATTGAGCCTTGGGAAGACTGAACTGAGAGGAAACAAAAAGTACTGCTTGATTTCCTCTTTTGCACCCTGGTTTGCGATGGAGCTTGTTGCCATTCTCTTTCTGTCATGGATACTATGGAAAGAAAGAAAGCAGCAATACGATATTATCAATTTTCACATTGCTTATCCTAACCTCACCTACTGGCATTGGATCAAACGGTGGATCAAAACTCCGGTTGTGATTACTGAGCATTGGAGCGCTTATCATGACAATTTCGGACTGGCTAGTGCCGATCAACTTCCTAGGATTCAGCGAATTTTTCGTCAGAAGATTCCTGTCATTGCAGTCTCTCAAGCATTACTAAACGATATCAAGACTTTTAGTTATAGTAACTTTCCTTCATTTGTTGTACCTAATGTAGTAGATACGCAAGTTTTTCATTACCAAAATGAAGTACAGCCTCAAGCCCATCGCTTTTTTATGGTAAGTCAGTGGAAGTATCCTAAGGATCCCTTTAGCGTCATTCGAAACTTTGCAGCTTATAGTCAAGTACATCCTGAGGCTGAATTGAGAATAGGTGGCTATGGGCCGCAAATAGAGAAAATGAAGAAGTTGATCATATCTCTTTCCCTACAAGAACATACCCAATTACTAGGCTCTCTCAATTCTGATGAAATAGCCCTGGAAATGAATCAAGCCTCAGCCTTAGTTCATCTATCTAATTACGAAACTTTTTCTGTGGTATGCGCTGAAGCAATCTGCTGTGGATGTCCCGTTATTGCGTCAGACATTGGTGGTATTCCTGAGTTTATTAATGAATCCAACGGCTACCTTATCAAGGATAAAGATCAGCTCTTAAACTCAATGAAATTAATCAATCATACCTATTTCAATCGCGAGCTCATTAGTAATACTCTTCAACTTGATAAAAGCTCAATTGGTGAGAGATATTCTAAAATTCTAAAATTACTGAGTAACAACCACAAATAA
- a CDS encoding class I SAM-dependent methyltransferase, with amino-acid sequence MNQNTTVKVFYDNFKGKLLEDFLKPNIRIANAIRRSLLRIPCSTKSILDLGFGLGWSSYEFARHFPQAKIEAYDISKELYETARSLFQLPNLNYNNLDLTIEFPKGNYDVIILLDVFEHIPKAARTQFYNNISDALNPNGRVIMTCPTVDHQNYLRKNNPEGLQPVDEDVDLVILSEFSKNIQAEISLFENLNIWNPKDYLLAEISRYNDQSLENLQYLPSISLIDFYQKYELLKNSKELLPYLPKLTFKQKIKSILH; translated from the coding sequence ATGAATCAAAACACCACGGTTAAAGTCTTTTATGACAATTTCAAGGGCAAGCTGCTCGAAGACTTTCTCAAGCCTAACATTAGAATAGCTAACGCCATTAGGAGAAGCCTCCTTCGTATCCCATGTAGTACAAAGAGCATATTAGATTTAGGATTTGGTCTAGGCTGGAGTTCATATGAGTTTGCACGACACTTTCCTCAAGCAAAAATAGAAGCCTATGATATCAGCAAAGAATTATATGAGACGGCTAGATCATTATTTCAACTGCCCAACCTTAACTACAATAACCTTGACCTAACAATCGAATTTCCAAAAGGGAACTATGATGTTATTATTCTACTAGATGTTTTTGAACATATTCCTAAGGCTGCAAGAACACAATTTTACAATAATATCTCTGACGCCCTTAACCCCAATGGACGAGTGATCATGACATGCCCAACTGTAGATCATCAAAATTATTTGCGCAAGAACAACCCAGAGGGGTTGCAACCAGTAGATGAAGATGTGGACCTGGTAATATTGTCAGAATTCTCCAAAAACATTCAAGCTGAAATAAGCCTATTTGAAAACCTAAACATCTGGAATCCCAAAGATTATTTATTAGCCGAAATATCAAGATACAACGATCAATCGCTAGAAAATCTTCAATACCTACCTTCAATCTCTCTGATTGACTTTTATCAAAAATATGAGCTGCTTAAAAACAGCAAAGAATTACTTCCTTATTTACCCAAACTTACATTCAAACAGAAGATAAAATCCATTCTTCATTAA